In Panulirus ornatus isolate Po-2019 chromosome 49, ASM3632096v1, whole genome shotgun sequence, the following proteins share a genomic window:
- the HisRS gene encoding histidine--tRNA ligase, cytoplasmic isoform X2, with protein sequence MALIGSLSRSLSVNRLMTGRGINFQVFATQLSSLPGTRGLAFKIDEQLSNLVHRNLKMTEEAQKTEKRSQNNKGGEHSKGKPGKFILKTPKGTRDYGPLEMAVRREVFDVIHSVFHMHGAVEIETPVFELKEVLTGKYGEDSKLIYDLEDQGGEILSLRYDLTVPFARYVAMNKITNIKRYHIARVYRRDNPAMTRGRYREFYQCDFDIAGHYDAMIPDAECVQLIHQVLSRLNLGSFTIKINHRKILDGIFGACGVPVEKFRPICSAVDKLDKSPWEDVRKEMVDEKGLDGSVADVIGEYVKLSGQVDLIEKLKNDERLKNSADAQVGLTDLALLYEYCKSLGCDAHLMFDMGLARGLDYYTGVIYEAVLVAGQSPKEEGTVGSVAGGGRYDGLVGMFDPKKKNVPCVGLSFGIERLFAIQEQKQRAENCKLRSTQTEVFVAAACKGMVHERLKLIGLLHEAGIKAESSYKNNPKILNQLQYAEDNLIPLVVLIGESEVQEGVVKLRETLTREEVTVKREEMVATIKQRLAKS encoded by the exons ATAGATGAGCAGCTGTCAAACCTTGTTCACAGGAACTTAAAAATGACTGAAGAAGCAcaaaaaacagagaaaaggtcCCAA AATAATAAAGGTGGTGAACATAGCAAAGGAAAACCAGGAAAATTTATCTTGAAAACACCAAAGGGCACTCGGGATTATGGACCATTAGAAATGGCTGTCAGGAGAGAA GTTTTTGACGTAATACATTCTGTATTTCACATGCATGGCGCTGTAGAAATTGAGACACCGGTATTTGAACTTAAG GAAGTGCTTACTGGCAAATATGGAGAAGATTCAAAACTTATATATGACTTAGAGGACCAAGGTGGTGAAATTCTTTCTTTAAGATATGACCTTACAGTACCGTTTGCACGGTATGTGGCCATGAATAAAATAACCAACATCAAGCGGTATCACATAGCTCGAGTCTACCGAAGAGACAACCCAGCTATGACTAGAG GTCGGTACCGAGAGTTTTACCAGTGTGACTTTGATATTGCGGGACATTATGATGCCATGATTCCAGATGCTGAGTGTGTACAACTAATTCATCAAGTATTATCAAGACTAAACCTGGGAAGTTTCACTATTAAG ATAAACCATAGAAAAATCCTTGATGGCATATTTGGTGCCTGTGGTGTTCCAGTTGAAAAGTTCCGTCCCATTTGTTCAGCAGTAGATAAACTTGACAAGTCACCATGGGAGGACGTAAGAAAGGAAATGGTTGATGAGAAGGGCTTGGATGGTAGTGTTGCTGATGTTATTGGAGAATACGTTAAGTTATCTGGTCAGGTGGATCTTATAGAAAAGCTAAAGAATGATGAGCGGTTGAAAAATTCAGCTGATGCTCAG GTTGGACTTACAGACCTTGCTCTTCTGTATGAGTACTGTAAGAGCTTAGGATGTGATGCCCACTTGATGTTTGACATGGGTCTAGCAAGAGGCCTTGACTATTACACTGGAGTTATTTATGAGGCTGTGTTGGTGGCAGGCCAGTCTCCTAAAGAAGAAGGAACTGTGGGAAGTGTAGCTGGAGGTGGGCGGTACGATGGTCTGGTTGGGATGTTTGAcccaaaaaagaagaatgtacCTTGTGTTGGTTTAAGCTTTGGTATCGAGAGATTGTTTGCTATTCAAGAACAGAAACAACGAGCTGAAAATTGCAAA CTTCGATCAACACAAACTGAGGTATTTGTAGCTGCTGCATGTAAAGGAATGGTACACGAGAGATTGAAACTTATTGGACTTCTGCATGAAGCTGGCATTAAGGCTGAGAGTAGCTACAAGAACAACCCCAAGATTCTCAATCAACTACAG TATGCTGAAGACAATTTGATTCCCTTAGTAGTTCTGATTGGGGAGTCAGAAGTtcaagagggtgtggtgaaattaCGTGAAACACTCACACGTGAAGAGGTCACAGTCAAGAGGGAGGAAATGGTAGCCACAATCAAGCAGAGGCTTGCAAAAAGCTAA
- the HisRS gene encoding histidine--tRNA ligase, cytoplasmic isoform X4 has product MTEEAQKTEKRSQNNKGGEHSKGKPGKFILKTPKGTRDYGPLEMAVRREVFDVIHSVFHMHGAVEIETPVFELKEVLTGKYGEDSKLIYDLEDQGGEILSLRYDLTVPFARYVAMNKITNIKRYHIARVYRRDNPAMTRGRYREFYQCDFDIAGHYDAMIPDAECVQLIHQVLSRLNLGSFTIKINHRKILDGIFGACGVPVEKFRPICSAVDKLDKSPWEDVRKEMVDEKGLDGSVADVIGEYVKLSGQVDLIEKLKNDERLKNSADAQVGLTDLALLYEYCKSLGCDAHLMFDMGLARGLDYYTGVIYEAVLVAGQSPKEEGTVGSVAGGGRYDGLVGMFDPKKKNVPCVGLSFGIERLFAIQEQKQRAENCKLRSTQTEVFVAAACKGMVHERLKLIGLLHEAGIKAESSYKNNPKILNQLQYAEDNLIPLVVLIGESEVQEGVVKLRETLTREEVTVKREEMVATIKQRLAKS; this is encoded by the exons ATGACTGAAGAAGCAcaaaaaacagagaaaaggtcCCAA AATAATAAAGGTGGTGAACATAGCAAAGGAAAACCAGGAAAATTTATCTTGAAAACACCAAAGGGCACTCGGGATTATGGACCATTAGAAATGGCTGTCAGGAGAGAA GTTTTTGACGTAATACATTCTGTATTTCACATGCATGGCGCTGTAGAAATTGAGACACCGGTATTTGAACTTAAG GAAGTGCTTACTGGCAAATATGGAGAAGATTCAAAACTTATATATGACTTAGAGGACCAAGGTGGTGAAATTCTTTCTTTAAGATATGACCTTACAGTACCGTTTGCACGGTATGTGGCCATGAATAAAATAACCAACATCAAGCGGTATCACATAGCTCGAGTCTACCGAAGAGACAACCCAGCTATGACTAGAG GTCGGTACCGAGAGTTTTACCAGTGTGACTTTGATATTGCGGGACATTATGATGCCATGATTCCAGATGCTGAGTGTGTACAACTAATTCATCAAGTATTATCAAGACTAAACCTGGGAAGTTTCACTATTAAG ATAAACCATAGAAAAATCCTTGATGGCATATTTGGTGCCTGTGGTGTTCCAGTTGAAAAGTTCCGTCCCATTTGTTCAGCAGTAGATAAACTTGACAAGTCACCATGGGAGGACGTAAGAAAGGAAATGGTTGATGAGAAGGGCTTGGATGGTAGTGTTGCTGATGTTATTGGAGAATACGTTAAGTTATCTGGTCAGGTGGATCTTATAGAAAAGCTAAAGAATGATGAGCGGTTGAAAAATTCAGCTGATGCTCAG GTTGGACTTACAGACCTTGCTCTTCTGTATGAGTACTGTAAGAGCTTAGGATGTGATGCCCACTTGATGTTTGACATGGGTCTAGCAAGAGGCCTTGACTATTACACTGGAGTTATTTATGAGGCTGTGTTGGTGGCAGGCCAGTCTCCTAAAGAAGAAGGAACTGTGGGAAGTGTAGCTGGAGGTGGGCGGTACGATGGTCTGGTTGGGATGTTTGAcccaaaaaagaagaatgtacCTTGTGTTGGTTTAAGCTTTGGTATCGAGAGATTGTTTGCTATTCAAGAACAGAAACAACGAGCTGAAAATTGCAAA CTTCGATCAACACAAACTGAGGTATTTGTAGCTGCTGCATGTAAAGGAATGGTACACGAGAGATTGAAACTTATTGGACTTCTGCATGAAGCTGGCATTAAGGCTGAGAGTAGCTACAAGAACAACCCCAAGATTCTCAATCAACTACAG TATGCTGAAGACAATTTGATTCCCTTAGTAGTTCTGATTGGGGAGTCAGAAGTtcaagagggtgtggtgaaattaCGTGAAACACTCACACGTGAAGAGGTCACAGTCAAGAGGGAGGAAATGGTAGCCACAATCAAGCAGAGGCTTGCAAAAAGCTAA
- the LOC139764373 gene encoding uncharacterized protein C1orf50 homolog, with protein MALNRIQDAPKSPANLVEMNTSPGGFELVNPHRTNKVDSMDLVELAMEIQKADTFVHANVSNKLQVITEQVRFLQEQARRVLQEAKDNADLHHIPCNFVKKPGSVYHLYRRPSGQKYFSILSPQEWGSTCPHEFLGSFRLEHDQSWTPEEKMEARSNDQQIINKILTCSNTLSITMGK; from the exons ATGGCTCTAAATAGAATACAGGATGCCCCAAAGTCACCAG CAAACCTTGTGGAAATGAATACATCTCCTGGAGGGTTTGAACTTGTTAATCCCCATCGTACTAACAAGGTTGATAGTATGGATTTAGTAGAACTTGCTATGGAAATCCAGAAG GCTGACACATTTGTACATGCCAATGTAAGCAACAAGCTCCAGGTGATCACAGAACAAGTAAGGTTCCTTCAGGAGCAGGCCAGAAGAGTCTTACAGGAAGCCAAAGATAATGCTGACCTTCATCACATCCCTTGCAACTTTGTCAAGAAGCCTGGTAGTGTTTATCACCTTTATCGAAGACCTTCCGGCCAAAAATACTTCTCTATTCTCAGTCCACAG GAGTGGGGATCCACCTGCCCACATGAGTTCTTGGGATCATTCCGTCTAGAACATGATCAGTCCTGGACACCTGAGGAGAAAATGGAAGCTAGATCCAATGACCAGCAGATTATAAACAAGATTCTGACTTGTTCAAATACGCTGTCCATAACTATGGGGAAATAG
- the HisRS gene encoding histidine--tRNA ligase, cytoplasmic isoform X3 — MDGQIDEQLSNLVHRNLKMTEEAQKTEKRSQNNKGGEHSKGKPGKFILKTPKGTRDYGPLEMAVRREVFDVIHSVFHMHGAVEIETPVFELKEVLTGKYGEDSKLIYDLEDQGGEILSLRYDLTVPFARYVAMNKITNIKRYHIARVYRRDNPAMTRGRYREFYQCDFDIAGHYDAMIPDAECVQLIHQVLSRLNLGSFTIKINHRKILDGIFGACGVPVEKFRPICSAVDKLDKSPWEDVRKEMVDEKGLDGSVADVIGEYVKLSGQVDLIEKLKNDERLKNSADAQVGLTDLALLYEYCKSLGCDAHLMFDMGLARGLDYYTGVIYEAVLVAGQSPKEEGTVGSVAGGGRYDGLVGMFDPKKKNVPCVGLSFGIERLFAIQEQKQRAENCKLRSTQTEVFVAAACKGMVHERLKLIGLLHEAGIKAESSYKNNPKILNQLQYAEDNLIPLVVLIGESEVQEGVVKLRETLTREEVTVKREEMVATIKQRLAKS, encoded by the exons ATAGATGAGCAGCTGTCAAACCTTGTTCACAGGAACTTAAAAATGACTGAAGAAGCAcaaaaaacagagaaaaggtcCCAA AATAATAAAGGTGGTGAACATAGCAAAGGAAAACCAGGAAAATTTATCTTGAAAACACCAAAGGGCACTCGGGATTATGGACCATTAGAAATGGCTGTCAGGAGAGAA GTTTTTGACGTAATACATTCTGTATTTCACATGCATGGCGCTGTAGAAATTGAGACACCGGTATTTGAACTTAAG GAAGTGCTTACTGGCAAATATGGAGAAGATTCAAAACTTATATATGACTTAGAGGACCAAGGTGGTGAAATTCTTTCTTTAAGATATGACCTTACAGTACCGTTTGCACGGTATGTGGCCATGAATAAAATAACCAACATCAAGCGGTATCACATAGCTCGAGTCTACCGAAGAGACAACCCAGCTATGACTAGAG GTCGGTACCGAGAGTTTTACCAGTGTGACTTTGATATTGCGGGACATTATGATGCCATGATTCCAGATGCTGAGTGTGTACAACTAATTCATCAAGTATTATCAAGACTAAACCTGGGAAGTTTCACTATTAAG ATAAACCATAGAAAAATCCTTGATGGCATATTTGGTGCCTGTGGTGTTCCAGTTGAAAAGTTCCGTCCCATTTGTTCAGCAGTAGATAAACTTGACAAGTCACCATGGGAGGACGTAAGAAAGGAAATGGTTGATGAGAAGGGCTTGGATGGTAGTGTTGCTGATGTTATTGGAGAATACGTTAAGTTATCTGGTCAGGTGGATCTTATAGAAAAGCTAAAGAATGATGAGCGGTTGAAAAATTCAGCTGATGCTCAG GTTGGACTTACAGACCTTGCTCTTCTGTATGAGTACTGTAAGAGCTTAGGATGTGATGCCCACTTGATGTTTGACATGGGTCTAGCAAGAGGCCTTGACTATTACACTGGAGTTATTTATGAGGCTGTGTTGGTGGCAGGCCAGTCTCCTAAAGAAGAAGGAACTGTGGGAAGTGTAGCTGGAGGTGGGCGGTACGATGGTCTGGTTGGGATGTTTGAcccaaaaaagaagaatgtacCTTGTGTTGGTTTAAGCTTTGGTATCGAGAGATTGTTTGCTATTCAAGAACAGAAACAACGAGCTGAAAATTGCAAA CTTCGATCAACACAAACTGAGGTATTTGTAGCTGCTGCATGTAAAGGAATGGTACACGAGAGATTGAAACTTATTGGACTTCTGCATGAAGCTGGCATTAAGGCTGAGAGTAGCTACAAGAACAACCCCAAGATTCTCAATCAACTACAG TATGCTGAAGACAATTTGATTCCCTTAGTAGTTCTGATTGGGGAGTCAGAAGTtcaagagggtgtggtgaaattaCGTGAAACACTCACACGTGAAGAGGTCACAGTCAAGAGGGAGGAAATGGTAGCCACAATCAAGCAGAGGCTTGCAAAAAGCTAA